In the genome of Acidimicrobiia bacterium, the window GCTGGCTACTGCTCCCAAGACAACCTGGAACACATCTCAGATTCAAAAGTCAACGCTTTGATAGCCACGGGACACATCAGACGCAACGAACAGGTACCAGACACGCCAAGAGGCCCGATCCCGAAAGACGCAACCCGACGCGAACGGATGGCACGCCGGCTGCGTACCAAACCCGGGCGGGCCGACTACGCCAGACGCAAAGCAATCGTCGAACCAGCATTCGGACAGATGAAAGTCCGCCAACACGCCGGGCATCTCCGGCTACGAGGAATCGCCGGAGCGCAAGGCGAGTGGACCCTCCATGTCATCTGCCACAACCTACGCAAACTCGGAAACGCCGCCAATATGGCCACCGCAGCAGCTTCCTGACACCCACCGGGCCACTTCTGGCGCCATTCGAACGATCTGGGGTCCTGTCATCTGCGGGCTCCGATGAAGGTTCCATCATGATTCTCGGTCACATCGGATCCAAGACCTTGACCTACCCCAAGAATCGGGCACACGACACCAATTCTGACTCATGCTCCTAGGGCTGCCACAGCTCGGACACACCCCGTGAGCTACGAGCGCTACTCCAATCGATCACTCTTCTGGATGTTGTGCTTCGCGCAGAGAAGTTGAATGTTGTCGGCAGTGAGTGACGAACCTCCCCAAGAGAACGGGATCATGTGATCGAAGTGGAGATTCTCCGTTGATCCACACTTCACACATTTGCCCTTGTCGCGCTTCCACACTGCCAACTTCACATGAGTGGGAACAAGCCGTGTGTGATCAAGCTCCTGATCTTCAGGGTCCACGGCTTCGGCGTCCTCCTCGACTAGTGCCAGCTTGAACTTGCAGACGTAGCGGCCCTCGAGCTCCTGTTGCCAGGCGTCGACGAGATGGAACAAACCGGTGTACACCCAGATACCCGAGCGGACCTTCTCATAGACCCGCACCCGCTCAGGCGGTAGTTCATTGTTCTGGAATGCTTCAGCCGCCATGTAGAACAGGCCGTTCTGAGTGAGGGTCCCGTTTTCTGTGAGTAGCGGTTGGTCCAGGGTCTTGGGGTCAGGGTTGTCGGTACTCTTCGGTTGATCGTGCCCTTCGTAAATGAGAGTGCGACCTTCGTCGGTTATCTGGTCCTCGTATGGAGCTCCGGGGCGCACGCTCATCAGCAAAACGCTGTGGTCCGGTCGGAGTCGAAAGTTCATACCCCGTTGGAGCATGGCGCCTTCGCGGGAACACATCTCGAGGTAGGCAATCACGTCACCGGGTTGCACGAACTACATGGTATCCGCCACTTTCTGTCAGCCGCGTCCTGTATGTTCCGGGTGTGGGGAAATACGACGCATGGCGACCGTTCTTCAGGGATCTCAAGCCTGGTGAACGTCGCGTGCCGCTCGAGGCCCTAAGTGATCTACTTGAGGGTGGATTACCGCAAGCCGCATATGAGCACCAGGCCTGGTGGTCGAACACGGGATACGCATCCGCGGCCTGGGCTGAATACGACTGGTACGCGCATCCGAAGCTGCGCGACGGGTACGTATTGTTCAATCTCACGCCCGGCCGTCGCGGCCGAAGCCCCGCTTCATCCAAACGAAGCAGCTATTCGGACCCAAGAACGATTACACCGAACACGCCTCCCCAGACTCAATCGAAGTCGGCAGCGGAGGTGATCCTGTTGGGCTGCGTTTCGGAGAAACGAGACCACCCGGCGCCAGCAAAAGACCTCTATATCTCCCCGTTGTGGGAACGGCGCCGCGCATATGCCGAAGCGTCGGGACAGCCGTGGTACATCCTGAGTGCCGAACACGGCCTCCTGCATCCGGAGCAGGTCACCGCACCCTATGACGTCTCACTCAAAGATCTATCGGTTGATCAACGCAGGGCTTGGGCGCGTCGCACAGCACCTCGGTTGCTCGAGACACTGGTCGCCGCTGAGGCGGAGACAGTGGAGATCCATGCCGGCACCGCCTACACGGAATCAGGGCTCCGGCAGGCACTCGAGGCGTTGGGTTTTCAAGTTTTCATCCCGTTGGCCCACCACCGCATCGGTGTGCAACTCGCCTGGTACGACAATCCCAACCACCCGGATATCACCGCTCCGAGGTCGAGCCCAACGTCTAAGCCGCTCCAACAGCCGGCGCCGGATCATGTGGTGCGACTCGCTGCTGACTACCGCTCGAAGGCGCTTGGCGGGGGGTGGGACGGACTTCCCGAGGTCGTGTGTGTAAAGGCAATGCGGGCGGCCGGTGCCGACGATCGAACCATTCGCCGGTGGATCACCTTTGCTGCTGCCATGGATCGCGCCCGCGACGCCGTGCAGCTATGGGAGGCATCCGTGGAGGCATATCGTCAGGCACCATGGATTTACGATCCGTGGCAGGTCATTGCGAGACCTCACGACGATCTCCAGGCTGCTCTGCGACAGTACTCGGTGAGTCAGCGCCACGGCCCCGACTCCGACGCCTGGCAAACCATCGCCCAAACACTCACCGACACGGCCTGCCCAGGGTCAGTCATCGCAGCATTGAACGGCAAACCCACGAATGCATCAGACCTGCTTGAGGCGCTGCAGCGGAAGGGCCCCCAAGGAGTTCCCCGGTTCCCGCTACTTAGAGGGCCGAAGATCGGTCCGCTGTGGGTGCGGATGCTCGCTTGTCCGGGCGGTGCCGACATTCGCGGTATGGAGGTGATCCCAGTGGCCGTTGACACCCATGTTCAGCGGGTTACTGAGATGTTGGGTTTGGTGAGTCCAGTCGAACTGAGTGGTCGCCACCGACGTGACATCCAGCAGGTTTGGTTCGATGCTGTGAACCAGGCGGGGATGTTCGGAGCTCCTTCTCCCATCGATGGCACGTCAGCCGGTATCGATCCCGCCCTCTGGGCTCTAGGCAGGGAAGGTTGCTCGAACTGCGAGCGGGCGAAAATAAAGCGACCAATCGGGTCGATATGCGATCTTTGCGTGCTGGGCCGGGTTGAATCATGAGGAGCGGAGCGAGAACGTGGCTCTCTCAACGCTCCTCCTAGGCCTCAGAACACCTATCGAAGAAAATCTCTTCGTTGGCAAGGCCCGGTGGGAGATGCTGACCGCGAAGGTGGCTCAGCAAGAGGATGCGCCGCACGCCGACTACTACGACGAGCAAGTGTGGACCTTCTTGTTGGCGTGCGGGTACGCCGTCGGAGGCCCGGAAGGAGTCTCTGCACTCGAAGATCTTCTGACCGGCGGCGCCGGAGCATGGCGGACCGGTCACAAGATCTGGTTCGAGGTCCTGCCCACTCCCCCACGATTTCAGGAGGGCAACACCAATGTCGACCTTGCCGTGGGCGACATCCGGCTGCGCAGCGGCGTGGAGGGCGGGATCGAGCTCGATCCGGAGTCGACGCCCAACTGGGTTTGCCTGACGGAGGCGAAATGGTATTCGGATATCGACACGAAGGTGTCCAACCAGCGAGAGCGCAACCAGCTGGCGAGGGTGGCGGAGAACGCAGCTTGCCTGCAATCAGAAGGAGCCATCGTTGATCGACCGTTTGTGACACTGTTGACGCCGAGGAGGTTTCGTTCCAGCGAGCTCCGATCGCGGCTTTACGTCTACAAGTACCACGAATACCGGGATGATCCTGCACGGTTGGCCTTCGAATGGCGAGCAATGGACAATGCAATGCCACCCCGGTCAAACAGCGGCTGGCGGTACCCGAAAAACCCCGACGAACGGGCCCGATCAATTCGCTTCCACTGGGTCACCTACGACGACCTTCTGAGCGAGGACAACCTGCCTGACACCCCAATCCGTGATGCCCTCGTTCGGGCTTTCGAGGATTGGACTCCCTAGCCCGCCACACGCGCCGGCCCGTGGAACACCTGCTCCCGGTGCCATTCGACGTACTGCTCGTCGACGGGCCGCGCCCCTGACTGTGGGCCGCGCACGTCTGCGCCGGCCAGGCTGAGCACCAGCCGCTCCGCCGATTCACCCGACCCGGAGAACCG includes:
- a CDS encoding HNH endonuclease signature motif containing protein, which produces MQPGDVIAYLEMCSREGAMLQRGMNFRLRPDHSVLLMSVRPGAPYEDQITDEGRTLIYEGHDQPKSTDNPDPKTLDQPLLTENGTLTQNGLFYMAAEAFQNNELPPERVRVYEKVRSGIWVYTGLFHLVDAWQQELEGRYVCKFKLALVEEDAEAVDPEDQELDHTRLVPTHVKLAVWKRDKGKCVKCGSTENLHFDHMIPFSWGGSSLTADNIQLLCAKHNIQKSDRLE